Below is a genomic region from Streptomyces roseoviridis.
CAGCGCTGTGGCGCTCCCCTGTCGGAATATGCAGATGTGTTCGAGCTCAGACTACAAGGTCAGCGTTCGGCGGCCGCGAGCTGTCCACAGGCACCGTCGATCTCCTGCCCGCGGGTGTCGCGGACGGTGACGGGCACGCCGTGCGCGGCGATGGCCTCGACGAACGCCTTCTCGTCCTCGGGACGGGACGCCGTCCACTTCGAGCCGGGCGTCGGGTTGAGCGGGATCAGGTTGACGTGCACCCGCTTGCCCTTCAGCAGCCGGCCGAGGAGGTCACCCCGCCACGCCTGGTCGTTGATGTCCCGGATCAGCGCGTACTCGATGGAGATCCGGCGCCCCGACTTCTCCGCGTACTCCCACGCCGCGTCGAGGACCTCGCGGACCTTCCAGCGGGTGTTCACCGGCACCAGGGTGTCGCGCAGCTCGTCGTCGGGCGCGTGCAGCGAGACCGCCAGCCGGCACTTGAAGCCCTCGTCGGCGAACCGCAGCATGGCCGGGACCAGACCGACCGTGGACACCGTGATCCCGCGCTGCGACAGGCCCAGGCCGTCGGGCTCGGGGTCCGTGAGCCGGCGGATCGCGCCGACGACCCGCTTGTAGTTGGCCAGCGGCTCGCCCATCCCCATGAAGACGATGTTCGACAGCCGCGCCGGGCCGCCCGGCACCTCGCCGTCCCGCAGCGCGCGCATACCGTCGACGATCTGGTGCACGATCTCCGCCGTCGACAGGTTCCGGTCCAGACCGGCCTGGCCGGTGGCACAGAACGGGCAGTTCATGCCGCAGCCGGCCTGCGAGGAGATGCACATGGTCACCCGGTCCGGGTAGCGCATGAGCACCGACTCCACGAGCGTCCCGTCGTGCAGCCGCCACAGCGTCTTGCGGGTGGTGTCGTCGTCGCACGAGACGTGCCGCACGACCGACATCAGATCGGGCAGCAGCTCAGCGGCCAGCTTCTCGCGCGAGGCGGCGGGGATGTCGGTCCACTGCGCCGGGTCGTGCGCGTACCGGGCGAAATAGTGCGTGGACAGCTGCTTGGCGCGGAACGGCTTCTCGCCGATCGCGGCGACCGCCTCCTTCCGCTCGGCGGGCGTGAGGTCGGCCAGGTGCCGCGGGGGCTGCTTGGCTCCGCGCGGGGCGACGAAAGTGAGTTCTCCGGGAAGCGGGCGGGCCACGGCGGGTGTCTCCTCAGTACGACGAGGTCCGACATCCCCGCGGCGGCGGGAAGCACGGCAACACGGTGCCGAAGCCAGGAGACCTCACTGGACCGTCCCCGCGGTGGCGGGGACTGCGAAGGGCCCGCGACACCAGGCCGCGAGCCCTTCCAGAGTACCTGCTGTCCGTCAACCGCTTCCGACGAACAGCACCAGCAGCAGCCACACCACCGGCGCCGTCGGCAGCAACGAGTCCAGCCGGTCCATGATCCCGCCGTGGCCCGGCAGCAGCGTGCCCATGTCCTTGATGCCGAGGTCACGCTTGATCATCGACTCGCCCAGGTCGCCCAGCGTCGCGCTCGCCGCCACCGCGAGGCCGAGCAGGAGCCCCTGCCACCACAGGCCGCCGTCGATCAGGAACTCCATGCACAGCGCGCCCGCCGCCATGGCGAACGCGACCGCGCCGAGCAGACCCTCGCGGGTCTTGCCGGGGCTGATGCGCGGGGCCAGCTTGTGCCGGCCGAAACGCCAGCCCACCGCGTACGCGCCGGTGTCGCTGACCACGGTGAGGACCAGGAAGGTCAGCACCCGCCACGGGCCGTCGTCGGCCGTCAGCATCAGGGCCACGAACGTCGCCAGGAACGGCACGTAGAAGGCCGCGAAGACCCCCGCCGTGACGTCCTTCAGATAGCCCTCGGGCGGCTCCGTCATCCGCCACACGAGCACCGCGAGAGCCGTGAGCGCCATCGCCACCCACGCGCCCTCCGGCCCCCGCACGTACCCGGCGACGACCATCGCCGCACCGCCGAGCGCGAGCGGGACCAGCGGAGCCTTGATGCCCTTGCGCTCCTGGAGGCGGGAGGTCAGCTCCCACAGGCCGACCACGACGGCGACCGCTATCACACCGACGAACGCCGGCTTCCAGATGAACAGCGACGCGATGATGACGGCGCCGAGACCGAGACCGACTCCTATGGCCGCACCCAGGTCACGGCCCGCACTCTTCTTCTGCCGCGGCTTCTGCCGGGGCGAAGGCGCAGGCGCGGGCTGGGACGGGCTGGACATGGGCTCCTGCGGATGCTCGTGCGGCGTCTCGTCACGGAACAGGGGACCGCCCGGCTGAGCGGCCCCCCGGTCGTGATCGTCCTGGTTGTCGCCGGCGGGATCGGACACGATGGGCATGGGCCGAGTCTGCGCCGCCCGCCGCCCTTCGTAGGCGGGACCCGCCGGGGCAGGCCCCTGGTCGGGCCCCCCGAAGCCGGAACCGGCCGGGGCCCTCCAGGAAGAGTCGTTCATCAGACCTCGAGCAGCTCGGCTTCCTTGTGCTTGAGCAGCTCGTCCACCTGCGCGACGTACTTCGCGGTGGTGTCGTCGAGCTCCTTCTCCGCGCGGCGGCCCTCGTCCTCGCCGACCTCGCCGTCCTTGACGAGCTTGTCGATGGTCTCCTTGGCCTTGCGGCGCACGGAGCGGATCGAGATCTTGGAGTCCTCGGCCTTGGTCTTGGCGACCTTGATGTACTCCTTGCGGCGGTCCTGGGTCAGCTCGGGGAACACCACCCGGATGATGTTGCCGTCGTTGCTCGGGTTGACGCCGAGGTCCGAGTCGCGGATGGCCTGCTCGATGTTGCGCAGCGCGCTCTTGTCGAACGGGGTCACCACGGCCATGCGCGGCTCCGGCACCGAGAACGACGCCAGCTGGTTGATGGGCGTGATCGCACCGTAGTAGTCGGCCACGATCTTGTTGAACATCGCCGGGTGCGCACGGCCGGTGCGGATCGCGGCGAAGTCCTCCTTGGCGACCACGACGGCCTTCTCCATCTTCTCCTCGGCCTCGAGGAGGGTCTCTTCGATCACCACTTGCTCCTGCGTGTCGTCGCGTTGTGTCCTGCACGGTGTACGACCGGCAGGGCTCTGTCCATCCCCCCTCGCGGGGCGGTTCCCGGTTCGGGTCAGGCCCGGGTGCCCTGGTCGCTCACGAGCGTGCCGATCTTCTCACCCTTCACCGCGCGCGCGATATTGCCCTCGGCGAGCAGTTCGAAGACGAGGATCGGAAGGTTGTTGTCACGGCACAGGGTGATCGCGGTGGCGTCGGCGACCTTCAGGTCGCGCGAGAGCACCTCGCCGTACTCCAGCGCGTCGAACTTGACCGCGTCCGGGTTGGTCTTCGGATCGGAGTCGTAGACCCCGTCGACGCCGTTCTTGCCCATGAGCAGGGCCTCGGCGTCGATCTCCAGCGCGCGCTGCGCGGCGGTCGTGTCGGTGGAGAAGTACGGCATGCCCATACCGGCACCGAAGATGACCACACGGCCCTTCTCCAGGTGGCGCACGGCACGCAGCGGAATGTACGGCTCGGCGACCTGCCCCATGGTGATGGCGGTCTGGACGCGGGAGTCGATGCCCTCCTTCTCCAGGAAGTCCTGGAGGGCGAGGCAGTTCATCACGGTACCGAGCATGCCCATGTAGTCGGAGCGGGCCCGGTCCATGCCGCGCTGCTGGAGCTCGGCGCCACGGAAGAAGTTGCCTCCGCCGATCACGATCGCGATCTGGGCGCCGTCGCGGACGACAGCGGCGATCTCGCGCGCGATGGCGTGTACGACATCCGGATCGACCCCGAGGCCGGTGCCCCCGGAGAAAGCCTCACCGGACAGCTTCAGCATGAAGCGGCCGGCCATTTTGCCGTTGTTGTCGTCGCCCTGTGCGGCGCCCTGATTCATTGGAGATCTCCTCGTGCACATACGAAGAAGGCCATTGCCCTGGGGTCCTTGCGGTTTCCCGTACGGCAATGGCCTCCTCGTCAGATCTGCGGCCGTCCGGCGCGTACGCCGGCGGCTGCCTCAGACCCTACCGGGGTCCGGTGTCCGTTGCGTACGGACTCAGATGCCGACCTTGATGCGGGTGAAGCGCTTCAGGGTGACACCGGCCTCGTCCAGGATCTGCTGGACCGACTTCTTGTTGTCAAGGGCGTACGGCTGACCGAGCAGCGTGGCGTCCTTGAAGAAGCCGTTCACACGACCCTCGACGATCTTGGCGATCGCGGCCTCGGGCTTGCCCTCGGCGCGGGTGGTCTCCTCGGCGATGCGACGCTCGGACTCCACGACGTCGGCCGGGACGTCCTCGCGGGTGAGGTACTTCGGGGCGAACGCGGCGATGTGCTGCGCGACACCCTTGGCGACCTCGGCGTTCTCCTTGTCGAGCTCGACCAGGACACCGATCTGCGGCGGCAGGTCGGGCATCGTGCGGTGCATGTACGCGGAGACGTAGCCGTCGGCGTACTGCGCGAAGCGGTCCAGGACGATCTTCTCGCCGAGGTTGGCGTTGGCCTCGTCGACGTACGCCTGCACGGTCTTGCCGGGCTCGATCTCGGAGGCGAGCAGCGCCTCGATGTCGGCCGGGGAGGTCTTGGCGACGTGCGCGGCGAGCGCGTTGGCGACGGCCAGGAACTTCTCACCCTTGGCGACGAAGTCCGTCTCGCACTTCAGCTCGACCAGGACGCCGGAGGTGTTGTCGTCGGCGATGAGGGAGACCACGGCGCCGTTCTCGGCGGAGCGGCCCTCGCGCTTGGCGACACCCTTCTGGCCCTTGATGCGCAGGGCCTCGACGGCCTTGTCGACGTCGCCGTCGGCCTCGTCCAGGGCCTTCTTGCAGTCCATCATGCCGGCGCCGGTGAGCTCGCGGAGCTTCTTGACGTCAGCGGCGGTGTAGTTCGCCATGAGTCTTTTTCTCTCTCGAAGTCTGAAAGATCGGGCGGGTCCACGGGTGGACGGCGGGAGCAGCACGTGCCCCCGCCGTCATCACCCGAAGGTCCTCAGGGACCGGAAGGGTCAGGCCTGCTCGGCGTCGGCGGCCGGAGCCTCGGCGGCAACCTCGGCCTCGGCGGCCGGAGCCTCGGCAGCGGCCTCGGCGGCCGGGGCCTCGTCAGCCTTCTTGTCGCCCTCGAGCAGGTCGCGCTCCCACTCGGCGAGCGGCTCGCCGGCGGCCTTCTCGCCCGGCTTCGAGTCACCGGTCGCGGCGCCGGAACGGGCGATGAGGCCCTCGGCGACGGCGTCGGCGATCACGCGGGTGAGCAGGGTGACGGAGCGGATCGCGTCGTCGTTGCCCGGGATCTTGTAGTCGACCTCGTCGGGGTCGCAGTTGGTGTCGAGGATCGCGACGACCGGGATGTGGAGCTTGCGCGCCTCACCGACGGCGATGTGCTCCTTCTTGGTGTCGACGATCCAGACGGCGCTCGGCACCTTCTGCATCTCGCGGATACCACCGAGGGTCTTCTCCAGCTTGGCCTTCTCGCGGGAGAGGACCAGGAGCTCCTTCTTGGTGAGGCCGGAGGCGGCCACGTCCTCGAAGTCGATCTGCTCGAGCTCCTTGAGGCGCTGCAGACGCTTGTAGACGGTCGAGAAGTTGGTGAGCATGCCACCCAGCCAGCGCTGGTTCACGTACGGCATGCCGACACGCGTCGCCTGCTCGGCGATGGCCTCCTGGGCCTGCTTCTTCGTACCGACGAACATGATGGAGCCGCCGTGCGCGACGGTCTCCTTGACGAACTCGTAGGCGCGGTCGATGTACGACAGCGACTGGAGCAGGTCGATGATGTAGATGCCGTTGCGCTCGGTGAAGATGAAGCGCTTCATCTTCGGGTTCCAGCGACGGGTCTGGTGACCGAAGTGGACGCCGCTCTCCAGCAGCTCCCGCATCGTGACGACGGCCATGGCCGTATCTCCTTGGGTTTCTCGGTTGTTTTCCTGACGCCCCGGCGCGCCGTGCCACGAAGGACCGAAAGGCGCTGCCACCCGCCAGAGACCGGTGGCGGGGCGTGCGAAGTCGACCCGGTGACCCGGGTCGCCATGGAAAGTGTACGGGACCCCGGGGGCACCGGGTGACGGCGCTGTCCACAACCCGGGAGTTGTCCACAGATCCGCCCCGCGCCCGTCGCGGACCCCGCCCGCCGGGCAACCTGCCGTCATGCACTCCACGACGACACTCCTGCTCGCCCTCCCCCTCGCCCTGGCCACCGCCGTCTGGCCCGTCGGCCCGCCCCGGCCCGACGTCCTGCGCGGCTGGGAACCACCACCGGGCCCCTACGCCGCCGGCCACCGCGGCATCGACCTCGCCGCCCCACCGGGCACCCCGGTCCACGCCCCCGCCGCCGGCACCGTCACCTTCGCCGGCCCGGTCGGCGGCCAGGGCGTCCTCGTCCTCACCCTTACGGGTGGCGGCGCACCACCCCTGCGGACCACCTACGTCCCGGTCGACCCCCTCCTGCGCCCCGGCACCACCGTCCGCCCCGGCGACCTCCTCGCCCGCGTCAGCCCCGGCGGCCACTGCACACGCCCCTGCCTCCACTGGGGCCTGCTGCGCGGCGACACCTACCTGAACCCGCTCCGCCTGCTCGGCACGGGCCCGTCCCGCCTGCTGCCGCTGCACGGCGCACCGGACTGACACGACAGGGGGGACGGGGGGCGGGGCGGGGTGGGGGGGAGGGGGGGAGGGGGCCCCGGAGGTGAAGGGAAGGGGACAGGTGCCTCAGGTGCCGCGGATGCCGCCGAGGGCCATCGAGACGGCCGCGTCGGCGATGGTCGCCGGGTCCTCGGCGGCGCCGAGTTCGATGCGGCGGACGGCCGCGTCGACGACGCCCTGGAGGAGCATGGCCTCCAGGCGGGGCTGGGGGCGGCCGAGGGCGGTGAGGGCGTCGACGATCATGGTGACGAGGCCCCCGTGGGCGGCGCGGATCTTCTCGCGGGCGCCGTCGTCGAGCTCGCCGGCGGAGATCGCGACGACCGCGCGGTGCCGCCGGTCGCCGACCAGCTGGAGCTGGCTGCGGACGTACGCCTCGATCTTGCCCTCGGCGGTGTCGGCGGCGGCCATGGCGGCCTCGACCTCGGCGGCCCAGACGGGGAAGTCGACGGCGCAGAGTTCCTCGACCACGGCCGCGCGGGAGCGGAAGTACTCGTAGACCGAGGACCGGGCCAGGCCCGTGCGCTCGGCGAGGGCGGGGAAGGTCAGCGCCTCCGTACCGCCTTCGGACAGCAGGCTTCGCGCGGCGTCCAGCAGGGCGCCGCGCTGCATCGTCCGGTGCTCGGCCACGGAGGCCGCTCGAATCCTTGGCACGGCTCCACTGTACGACCGGTGGACCGGGGTGGGTCAGCGGCCCACGTCGGCCAGTTTGGCTCGAAGCTGGAGGACGGACTTGGTGTGGATCTGGCTGACGCGGCTCTCGGTGACGCCGAGGACGTGGCCGATCTCGGCGAGGGTGAGGCCCTCGTAGTAGTAGAGCGTGACGACGGTCTTCTCGCGCTCGGGGAGCGTGTTGATGGCCCGGGCGAGGAGCCGGCGCAGTTCGCGGTCCTCGGCGACCTCCACCGGGTTGTCGGCGGCGGTGTCCTCCAGGGTGTCCATGAGGGAGAGCCGGTCGCCGCCTTCTCCGCCGACGTGCAGGAGTTCTTCGAGGGCGACGACGTTGGCCAGGGACAACTGGCTGAAGACGGCGTGGAGTTCGTCGAGGGTGATGCCCATCTCGTCGGCGACCTCTGCCTCGGAGGGGGTGCGGCGCAGCTGTGCTTCGAGGGTGGCGTAGGCGCGTTCGACGTTGCGGGCCTTCTGGCGTACGGAGCGCGGGATCCAGTCGAGGGCGCGGAGTTCGTCGATCATGGCGCCGCGGATGCGGGTGATCGCGTAGGTCTCGAATTTGATGGCGCGTTCGACGTCGAATTTCTCGATGGCGTCGATGAGCCCGAAGACTCCGGAGGAGACGAAGTCGGCTTGTTCGACGTTGGAGGGCAGTCCGACGCTGACGCGTCCGGCGACGTATTTGACGAGGGGCGAGTAGTGCAGGATCAGCTGTTCCCGCAGCCGTTCGTCGCCGGTTTCCTTGTACGAGCGCCACAGCTCGTCGAGCGAGGTCGGTGCGGGTGGTCGCACGGTGCCCCGGGCTGCTGGGGGCACCGCAGCGCGGTCAGACCCGGAGGTGTGCTGGGGCATGCGTTGCCTTGAGCCGTTCTGCTGTCGGGTGCGGAGGAGTCGGTCCGGTCGCGGGGCGGGGGATCCTCGTGAGCGTAGCGTGAGTGGACGATCGCGGTGCGCGAACATCGGGGGTTGCCGCCGGTCCGGGTGGCCGGCGTCGTCCAGGTCTTCGAACGGGGGCCGTGGCGCGGGTCGGCCCCTCGGGTGCGGCCGAGAGAACTCGATTGCTCATCGGCCTCACCTTTTCACCCGATTGCGTCGGGTCGACAGGCGCCATGCCGGGTGTTCGAGCGTTCTGTGCGGGTGTTCGTCAACCGCCAGTGGTCCTGTCGTCGTTCGACGAACCCGAGGGAGTGGAGTTCGTAGAGCTTGGCGAGGGTGTGGTCGGGGTGGGTGCCGGCGCGGGCGGCGATGGTGGTGAGGGAGGCGGGCTCGCGGGCGGGGAGGGCTTCGAGGACGCGGGCGGTGTCGGGGGCGAGGAGGTCGCGGGGCAGGACGGGGCCGCGGCGGGGTGGGGCGAGGTCGCCGACGGATCCGACGAGTTCGATGATCTCGGCGGCGTCGGTGACGAGGGTGGCTTCGCCGCGGAGGAGTTCGTGGACTCCGGCGGACAGGCCGCTGGTGACGGGGCCGGGGACGCCCATGGTGTGGCGGCCGAGGCGGGTGGCGGCGCGGGCGGTGACGAGGGAGCCGCTGCGGTATTCGGCTTCGACGACGACGGTGCCGCGGGTGAGGGCGGCGATGACGCGGTTGCGGAGGACGAAGCGGCTGCGGGTGGGGTGGGCGCCGGGTGGGAGTTCGCCGATGATCAGGCCCTGTTCGGCGATGCGGCCGAGGAGGCCGGCGTGGCCGCGGGGGTAGGGGGTGTCGACTCCGCAGGCGAGGACGGCGATGGTGGCGCCGCCGCCGGCGAGGGCGCCGCGGTGGGCGGCGCCGTCGATGCCGAAGGCGGCGCCGGAGACGACGACCCAGCCGCGTTCGGCGAGTCCGGCGGCGAGGGTGGTGGCGGTGTGGGCGCCGTAGGGGGTGCAGGTGCGGGCGCCGACGAGGGCGACGGAGCGGAGGGCCCAGGTGCGGAGGGGGGCGGGGCCTCGGGTCCACAGGCCGATGGGGCGGGCGTCGCCGAGGTCGTCGAGTTGGGTGGGCCAGTCGGTGTCGCCGGGGATGAGGAAGTGTCCGCCGAGGCGGGTGATGAGGTCGAGGTCGTGTTCGGGTGTGGCGGTGCGGGCGCGGCGTCGCCAGGTGGCGATGCGGGCTTCTCCGGTGCCGGGGAAGTCGTCGGCGTGGGGGCTGGGGTCGGTACGGGTGGGGTGCGGGGGCTTCGCGGGTCGTCCGGGGCCGGGGTCGGGTGGTGCGGGGTGGGTGTGGGCGGGCCGGGGGCGGGGGTCGGGTGCTGCGGGGGGTGTGCGGGGCGGGGTGTCCGGTTCGGCGGGGTCCCAGGGGGTGGGGTGGCGTGGGGTGTCGTTCTGGTGGAGGAGGCGGAGGAGGTGGACTGCTCCGTGGCGGCGGAGGGCGCGGCCGGCGTGTTCGTCGCCGGGTTCGATGATGTGGGTGAGGGCGGCGCGGGCGAGGCGTTCGGCTTCGTGGTGGTGGGGTGTGGTGGTCATCGCCACTCCCCCGCCGCGACGGGGACGCCTCGGGTGATGCCGGTGCGCAGTTCGAGGGCGAGGGCGATGTCGTCGGCTTCGGGGCGGTCGTGTCCGGCGAGGTCGGCGACGGTCCAGGCGACGCGGAGGACTCGGTCGAGGCCCCGGGCGGTGAGCAGGCCGCGTTCGATGTCGCGTTCGGCGGCGGCGAGGGCGCCGGGGCGGGCGAGGAATCGGGTGCGGAGTTCGTGTCCGGGGATTTCGCTGTTGACGGTCCAGGGGGTGCCGTCGAGGCGGGCGGCCGCGCGGGCCCTGGCTTCGTGGACGCGGGCGGCGACGGTGGTGCTGGGTTCGCCGCGTCCGCCGTGGCCGAGGAGGTCGGAGCGGTGGACGGGTTCGACCTGGACGCGGAGGTCGACGCGGTCGAGGAGGGGGCCGGAGAGGCGGGCCTGGTAGCGGCGGATGAGGGAGGCGGGGCATTCGCAGCCGGCGCCGTGGAGGGTGTGCCGGCCGCAGGGGCAGGGGTTGGCGGCGAGGGCGAGCAGGAAGCGGGCGGGGAGGCGGACGACGCCGGCGGCGCGGGCGACGACGACGTGGCCGGATTCGAGGGGTTGTCGGAGGGCGTCGAGGGCTTTGGAGGAGAACTCGGGGGCTTCGTCGAGGAAGAGCACGCCGCGGTGGGCGAGGGAGACGGCGCCGGGGCGGGGCAGTCCGTTGCCGCCGCCGACGAGGGACTGCATGGTCGCGGAGTGGTGGGGTGCGCAGTAGGGCGGGCGGTGGACGAGGGGTTCGCCGGGCGGGAGGATGCCGGCGACCGAGTGGACGGCGGTGACTTCGAGGGATTCCTGGCGGGTGAGGGGCGGCAGGATGCCGGGGAGGCGTTCGGCGAGCATGGTCTTGCCTGCTCCGGGTGGGCCGGTCAGCAGGAGGTGGTGGCTGCCGGCGGCGGCGATCTCGAGGGCGCGGCGGGCGGTGTGCTGTCCGGCGACGTCGGCGAGGTCGGGTCCGTCGGTGGGGTCGGCGGCGAGTCCGGTGCCGATGCCCGCTCCGGGGACGAGGAGTCCGGCGAGCATGGGGTCGGGGCGGCCTTCTTCGTGGGGTTCTTCTTCGGGGACGGGTTCGTCGGTGAGGACGGCGATGAGCTGGCGCAGGCTGCGGATGCCGAGGACGGAGATGCCGGGGACGAGGGCGGCTTCGCCGGCGGTCTGTTCGGGGACGACGACCTGCCGGTAGCCGGCGTCGGCGGCGGCGAGGACGGCGGGCAGGACGCCGCGGACGGGGCGGACGCGGCCGTCGAGGCCGAGTTCGCCGATGAGGACGAGGTCGGCGATGGTGCGGGGGTCGATGCGTTCGGCGGCGCCGAGGACGGCTGCGGCGACGGCCAGGTCGAAACCGCTGCCTCCTTTGGGGACGGAGGCGGGGCTGAGGCCGACGGTGAGTTTCTTCTGGGGCCATTCGGCGTCGGAGTTGACGATGGCGGCGCGGACGCGGTCGCGGCTTTCGGTGAGGCTCTTGTCGGGGAGGCCGACGAGGGTGAAGGCGGCGACTCCGGCTTCCAGGTCTGCCTGGACCTCGACGACGACGCCTTCGACGCCGACGAGGGCGACGGAGCAGGTGCGGGCGAATCCCATCAGGCCACCCCTCGGGCGTGGGTGACGACGGGTGCGCCGCGGTGGGGCAGGACGACGCCGATGAGGTCGATGCGGACGTTTCCGCCGGGGGGTGGGCCGCCGTGGCGGTGGAGCCAGCAGGCGGCGAGGCGGCGCAGCCGTTCGGCCTTGCGGGGGGTGACGGCGGCCATGGGGTGTTCGTAGGCTCCGCCGCGGCGGGTCTTGACCTCGCAGACGACGAGGGTGTCGCCGTCGCGGGCGACGATGTCGATCTCTCCGGTGCGGCCGCATCGCCAGTTCCTGGCGATGACGTGCAGTCCGGTGGCGGTGAGCCGGCGGGCGGCGAGTTCTTCTCCGTACCGTCCGAGGGCTTCGCGGGCGGTTGTCGTGGCGTTCATTCGGTACCACCTCCGGCACCGACTGTGACGCACGGTGACGGAGCGTGTGCGAGCCTGTGGACAGGCGGCCCGCTGTGGATAACCGGGCCACCCTCGCGGGTGGTTCCGGCTTCGGTTTCCGTGCCGGCCGCGGCCGGGGCGTCAGCTGCCGGGGAGTTCGAGGTCGCTCTTGTTGAGCTCCTCGATGTTCACGTCCTTGAAGGTCAGGACGCGGACCTGCTTGACGAAGCGGGCGGGCCGGTACATGTCCCAGACCCAGGCGTCGGCCATGGAGACCTCGAAGAAGACCTCGCCCTGGACCGAGTGGACCTGCATCTCGTAGTCGTTGGTGAGGTAGAAGCGCCGCTCGGTCTCGATCACGTATTTGAACAGCCCGACGACATCGCGGTACTCCCGGTAGAGCTTCAGCTCCATCTCGGTCTCGTACTTCTCGAGGTCCTCGGCGCTCATGGCATGTTCCCCTTCAGCCGTGCGTCCCCCTATTGTGCGCCAGTCGTCCGGGCCCCTAAACGATTTCGGGGGCGAGAACGAGCGGCGCGCTCGGAGGTCCTTCGTCGAGCAGCGTCTGGAGCAGCTCGGCCAGTCTGTTGGGGTACACCGTCTCACGGGCCGCCGACAGTTCGGCGGAGGTCCACCACCTCAGCCCCGCGACGCTGCGGGCCTCCAGCTCGGTGAGGGCGGTGGGAGCGGTGGCGGTCTGGGTGGTGCGGGCGAGGTAGTACCACTCGTCCTGGTTCCAGCGGCGCCCGGCGAAGGGGAAGGAGCAGAAGCGCCGCCACAGCACCGGTCCGAGCCGGACGTCGGTGATGCCGGTCTCCTCGGTGAGTTCGCGCAGGGCGGCCTGTTCGCGGGTCTCCTCGCCCTCCAGGCCGCCGCCGGGTGTGAACCACCAGGTCTGGGCGGGGTCGTCGGGCTCGTAGCCGTGGAGGAGCAGGATGCGGTCGTCGGGGTCGAGCAGCACGACGCGTGCCACGCGGCGCGGCTCCACCGCCGGGGCGTCCGCACCACCGTCCGCGTACCCGGCGGCCTCCGCACCACCCCCGGCACCCCCGGCGCCCTCGGCCTCCCCGGCCGTCTGCTCGGCTCGCTCCTGTTCCGTTTCGCTCATGCGCTCAGCTCGCCTTCTGCCCGGGGCGCGCCTGCTGTCCGGCGCTGACCTGCTGCCCGGCGCTCGCCTTCCGTCCGAGCGCACGGGCCACCGGCCCGTACGCCGCTCCGCCCAGGATCAGTACACACCCGGCGACGATCGCGAAGAAGAGGAGGGCGATGGGGCCGGGCCGTGAGATGCCTCCGGGGAGGGCGGCGAACGGCGCGGGCCGCTCCACGACGCCCTTGGCGGGCCAGGCGACGGCGTCGACGCGGGCGACGACGGCCGAGCGCGGTACGGAGCCCCGCCCGGCCTCCTGGAGGTGGGCGCGGGAGTCCATCGAGGTGTGCCGCTCGTCGCCGAGCAGGAAGAGGTTCCCGGCCGGCACGGTGACCGAGAACTTCTGCCCGGAGGCGGGCTTTCCGGCCGGCAGATACGGTTCGTCGACGGGGGTGCCGTTGAGGGTGAGGCGGCCGTCGGCGCCGCAGCAGGCGACGGTGTCGCCGCCGACGGCGACGACCCGCTTGACCATGGTGACGTCGCCCCACAGCGGGTCCTGGAAGACGACGATGTCGCCGCGCTTCACGTCGGCACCGTCGACGCGCTGGGCGAGCACCTTGGAGCCGACGTCGAGGGTCGGTGTCATGGAGTCGCTGGGCACGGAGAACGGCTGGTAGAGCACGGCCGCGACGACGAATCCGCCGAGGAAGAGGACACAGCCGACGGCCACGGCCAGCCCCGACAGGACACTGCCGAGGCGGCCGCGGCCGGCCTTCGTACGCGGTGGGAGCGGCGGGAGCGGCGGGACGCGCCCGCCGC
It encodes:
- the rlmN gene encoding 23S rRNA (adenine(2503)-C(2))-methyltransferase RlmN, which translates into the protein MARPLPGELTFVAPRGAKQPPRHLADLTPAERKEAVAAIGEKPFRAKQLSTHYFARYAHDPAQWTDIPAASREKLAAELLPDLMSVVRHVSCDDDTTRKTLWRLHDGTLVESVLMRYPDRVTMCISSQAGCGMNCPFCATGQAGLDRNLSTAEIVHQIVDGMRALRDGEVPGGPARLSNIVFMGMGEPLANYKRVVGAIRRLTDPEPDGLGLSQRGITVSTVGLVPAMLRFADEGFKCRLAVSLHAPDDELRDTLVPVNTRWKVREVLDAAWEYAEKSGRRISIEYALIRDINDQAWRGDLLGRLLKGKRVHVNLIPLNPTPGSKWTASRPEDEKAFVEAIAAHGVPVTVRDTRGQEIDGACGQLAAAER
- a CDS encoding phosphatidate cytidylyltransferase — translated: MNDSSWRAPAGSGFGGPDQGPAPAGPAYEGRRAAQTRPMPIVSDPAGDNQDDHDRGAAQPGGPLFRDETPHEHPQEPMSSPSQPAPAPSPRQKPRQKKSAGRDLGAAIGVGLGLGAVIIASLFIWKPAFVGVIAVAVVVGLWELTSRLQERKGIKAPLVPLALGGAAMVVAGYVRGPEGAWVAMALTALAVLVWRMTEPPEGYLKDVTAGVFAAFYVPFLATFVALMLTADDGPWRVLTFLVLTVVSDTGAYAVGWRFGRHKLAPRISPGKTREGLLGAVAFAMAAGALCMEFLIDGGLWWQGLLLGLAVAASATLGDLGESMIKRDLGIKDMGTLLPGHGGIMDRLDSLLPTAPVVWLLLVLFVGSG
- the frr gene encoding ribosome recycling factor — its product is MIEETLLEAEEKMEKAVVVAKEDFAAIRTGRAHPAMFNKIVADYYGAITPINQLASFSVPEPRMAVVTPFDKSALRNIEQAIRDSDLGVNPSNDGNIIRVVFPELTQDRRKEYIKVAKTKAEDSKISIRSVRRKAKETIDKLVKDGEVGEDEGRRAEKELDDTTAKYVAQVDELLKHKEAELLEV
- the pyrH gene encoding UMP kinase — encoded protein: MNQGAAQGDDNNGKMAGRFMLKLSGEAFSGGTGLGVDPDVVHAIAREIAAVVRDGAQIAIVIGGGNFFRGAELQQRGMDRARSDYMGMLGTVMNCLALQDFLEKEGIDSRVQTAITMGQVAEPYIPLRAVRHLEKGRVVIFGAGMGMPYFSTDTTAAQRALEIDAEALLMGKNGVDGVYDSDPKTNPDAVKFDALEYGEVLSRDLKVADATAITLCRDNNLPILVFELLAEGNIARAVKGEKIGTLVSDQGTRA
- the tsf gene encoding translation elongation factor Ts — its product is MANYTAADVKKLRELTGAGMMDCKKALDEADGDVDKAVEALRIKGQKGVAKREGRSAENGAVVSLIADDNTSGVLVELKCETDFVAKGEKFLAVANALAAHVAKTSPADIEALLASEIEPGKTVQAYVDEANANLGEKIVLDRFAQYADGYVSAYMHRTMPDLPPQIGVLVELDKENAEVAKGVAQHIAAFAPKYLTREDVPADVVESERRIAEETTRAEGKPEAAIAKIVEGRVNGFFKDATLLGQPYALDNKKSVQQILDEAGVTLKRFTRIKVGI
- the rpsB gene encoding 30S ribosomal protein S2; translated protein: MAVVTMRELLESGVHFGHQTRRWNPKMKRFIFTERNGIYIIDLLQSLSYIDRAYEFVKETVAHGGSIMFVGTKKQAQEAIAEQATRVGMPYVNQRWLGGMLTNFSTVYKRLQRLKELEQIDFEDVAASGLTKKELLVLSREKAKLEKTLGGIREMQKVPSAVWIVDTKKEHIAVGEARKLHIPVVAILDTNCDPDEVDYKIPGNDDAIRSVTLLTRVIADAVAEGLIARSGAATGDSKPGEKAAGEPLAEWERDLLEGDKKADEAPAAEAAAEAPAAEAEVAAEAPAADAEQA
- a CDS encoding M23 family metallopeptidase is translated as MHSTTTLLLALPLALATAVWPVGPPRPDVLRGWEPPPGPYAAGHRGIDLAAPPGTPVHAPAAGTVTFAGPVGGQGVLVLTLTGGGAPPLRTTYVPVDPLLRPGTTVRPGDLLARVSPGGHCTRPCLHWGLLRGDTYLNPLRLLGTGPSRLLPLHGAPD